One Helianthus annuus cultivar XRQ/B chromosome 12, HanXRQr2.0-SUNRISE, whole genome shotgun sequence genomic region harbors:
- the LOC118485065 gene encoding secreted RxLR effector protein 161-like: protein MASRDVAFWKEAINDEMDSIMQNNTWKLSDLPLGFKPLGCKWIFKKKMKVDGSVDKFKARLFNFHDSSPVTPMDPTFKLSLNEGVAVSQLEYSRAIGSLMYAMISTRPDIAYAVGKLRRYTSNPGVSHWQAMNRVFRNLKGTMKYGFPLVLEGYSDASWINNKEDHSSISGSTFLLG from the exons ATGGCATCTCGGGATGTAGCATTCTGGAAAGAAGCTATAAATGACGAGATGGACTCTATTATGCAGAATAACACTTGGAAACTGTCTGATCTACCCCTTGGGTTTAAACCACTTGGTTGTaaatggatcttcaagaagaagatgaaagtagATGGTTCAGTTGATAAGTTTAAAGCCCGATTG tttAATTTTCATGATAGTTCTCCGGTTACTCCAATGGATCCTACTTTTAAGCTCTCACTTAATGAAGGTGTAGCTGTAAGCCAACTTGAATATTCAAGGGCCATTGGATCTCTCATGTATGCCATGATTAGCACTAGACCGGATATAGCTTATGCTGTTGGAAAGCTTCGTAGGTATACTAGCAATCCAGGTGTAAGTCATTGGCAAGCAATGAATCGAGTATTTAGGAACTTGAAAGGAACCATGAAATATGGTTTTCCTTTAGTTTTAGAAGGTTATTCGGATGCAAGCTGGATTAACAACAAGGAAGATCATTCTTCCATAAGTGGATCGACTTTTCTGCTTGGATGA